Within Nocardioides rotundus, the genomic segment ACAGCGACCGGACCCAGGCCGAGCCGATCCGCCAGATGTCCTTGCGGAAGTAGATGAGGACCGCGAGCTCGGTGCCGATCTGGATGACCGCGGTGAAGGCGGCGCCCGGGTCGCCCCAGCCGAAGAGCTCGGGGAAGATCCGCAGGTGAGCGCTGCTGGAGATGGGGAGGAACTCCGTGAGGCCCTGGAGGAGTCCGAGGAAGGCGGCCTTGAGCAGGTCGATCACGGCGGCGAGCCTACAAGCGGTACGGCGAGCCTCGAGGATCGCCTTGCCGGGCGCCGGATAACCTGCCTCCCATGCAGGTGCGCAGGCTGGGCCGCTCGGGGCTCGAGGTCTCCCGACTGGGTCTGGGCACGCTCACCTGGGGTCACAGCACCGACGAGCACGAGGCGCGCGAGCTGCTGGTGTCGTTCGTCGATGCGGGCGGGACGCTGCTGGACACCTCGGCCAGCTATGGCGACGGCGCCTCGGAGTCCCTGCTCGGCTCGCTGATCGGCGACACGGTGCGGCGCGACGAGGTGGTGCTGGCGACCAAGGCCGGCATCGACCGCAGCGGCTCGGGCCGGCGTACCGACACCTCGCGCGGCTTCCTCCTCGACACCCTCGATGCCTCCCTGGGCCGGCTCGGGACCGACCACGTGGACCTGTGGCAGGTGCACGTGTGGGACGACCGCACCCCGATCGAGGAGACGCTCTCGGCGCTGGACATCGCCGTCGCCTCCGGGCGGGCCCGCTATGCCGGGATCTCCAACTACGCCGGCTGGCAGACCGCGCAGGCCGCGACCTGGCAGGTCGCCGCGCCGGGCCGCACGCCCCTGGTCTCGACCCAGGTCGAGTACTCCCTGCTCAACCGTGAGGTCGAGCACGAGGTGATCCCCGCAGCCGAGGCACTCGGGCTCGGGGTGCTGCCCTGGTCGCCGCTGGGGCGCGGCGTGCTGACCGGGAAGTATCGCCACGGCACTCCTGCGGACTCGCGCGCGGCGAGCCAGGCGTTCGCCCGCTACGTCGGGGAGTACCTCGGCGACGAGGAGGAGGGCATCGTCGAGGCGGTCGCCCGCGCGGCCGACGGGCTGGGCTGGACGCCGGCCGAGGTCGCGCTCGCCTGGGTACGCGACCGGCCCGGGGTCACCGCCCCGATCATCGGCCCGCGCACCGCGGCGCAGCTCGAGCAGATCCTCCCGGTGGAGGACAAGACACTCCCGGCTCAGCTGGTGGCCGCGCTGGACGACGTGAGCGCGGGAGAGCCGGCATGAGCCCGCGGGTGGATCGCCGTGCTCCGCGACCGGGCGTGGAGTGGGAGTTCCAGCAGGTCACCTACTCCCGGGACTTCTCCCGCAACGTGGTGACCCGCCTGCTGGTGGACCGCGCCGAGCACGGCGGCTGGGTCCTCGACCGGGTCCGGATCACCCCCGACGGCACCCGCAAGGTGGTGCTCAAGCGGAAGATCATCCGCCAGCGCCGGCTCGGCGAGATCCCGATCCTGTAGCCCTACAGCTCGCCGAGGAAGCGGTCCATCACCTTCGCGCCGAACTCCAGGGAGTCGGTCGGGACGCGCTCGTCCACGCCGTGGAAGAGGGCGGTGAAGTCCAGGTCCTCGGGCAGTCGCAGCGGTGCGAAGCCGTAGCTGCGCATCCCGAGCTTGCGGAAGTGCTTGGCGTCGGTGCCGCCGCTCATCAGGTACGGCGCGACCAGGGCGTCCTCGTCCTCGGCGAGGAGCGAGCGGGTCATCGCGGCGACCAGGTCGCCGTCGTACGGCGTCTCCCAGGGCTGCTGGTGGGAGAGGAACTCCCACTCGATCTCGGGACCGCAGAGCTCGCGCATGGTGGCGAAGAACTCGTCCTCGAAGCCGGGGAGGAACCGGCCGTCCACGTGGGCGGTCGCCTCGGTCGGGATCACGTTGACCTTGTAGCCCGCGTCGAGCTGGGTGGGGTTGGCGGTGTTGCGGATGACCGCGCCGAGCATCCGCGCGCCGCTGCCGAACTCCTCGATCAGGTCGGCGGCGTTCTCCGGGGTCGCCTCGACGCCGGCGAGCTCGCCGACGGTGGCCAGGAGGACCTCCATGGTCGGGGTGAGCCGGATCGGCCACTCGTGCGCGCCGATCCGCGCGACGGCTCCCGCCAGCTCGGTGACCGCGTTCTCCCCGTTGATCATCGAGCCGTGGCCGGCCCGGCCGCGCGCGGTGAGCTTCATCCAGGCCATGCCCTTCTCGGCGGCCTCGATCAGGTAGATACGGCGCCCGTTCACGGTCGCGCTGAAGCCGCCCACCTCGCCGACGGCCTCGGTGCAGTCGGCCAGCCAGTCCGGGTGCTGCTCGACCAGCACCTGCGCGCCGTGATGGCCGCCCGCCTCCTCGTCGGCGGTGAAGGCCAGCACCACCGGCCGGTCCGGCAGCACCCCGGCGCGGGTGCGCGCCCGGATGACCGAGAGCAGCATCGCGTCGAAGTCCTTCATGTCCACCGCGCCCCGGCCCCAGACGTAGCCGTCCTGGACCTCCCCGGAGAACGGATGCACCTGCCAGTCCTCGGCCGCGGCGGGCACCACGTCGAGGTGCCCGTGCAGCAGGATCGGCGGCTTGCCGGAGCTCTCGTCGCCCCAGCGCGCGAGGAGCGACGTACGCCCCGGGGTCCCTTCGACCAGCGTCGAGTCGATGCCGACCTCGTCGAGCAGGGTCGCCACGTGCTCGGCGGCCTTGCGCTCCCCCGGCCCCTCCTGGTCGCCGTAGTTGGAGGTGTCGATCCTGATCAGGTCCCGGCACAGGTCCACGACCTCGGCCGAGGGGTCGTACGGCGGCGCAACCGGGACGTCGGAGGAGTCAGCCATGCAACCAGTCAAACACGGTGCGTGAGGGGCCGTCCCGATGCAGGTTCCGGGGTCCGGTTTTGCTACAGTTCACGACGCACTCGTCCGGGTGGCGGAATAGGCAGACGCGCTAGCTTGAGGTGCTAGTCCCCGTATTAGGGGGTGGGGGTTCAAGTCCCCCCTCGGACACCATCGCGGCCCCGGGTTTCTGCAGGTCAGAGGCTCGGGGCTTCGTCATGACCCCTCCGATTCGGGGCTCGTGATACCCGTTTGATACTTCGAGGATTACGACTCGTCTCCCAGGAGCGCTCGCTCGACGTCATCGAGGTTCAGCCCGTACCCCGACTGGTAACCGTGGGCTGCCAGACCGCCGGTCGCGATGTGGACGAGCTGATAGGTGCCGTAGTCCAGGGCGCGGGGGTCCCGTCGCCTGGATCGCTCTAGTCGGAGGCCCTGGCGGTCGGCCATGCGGCGGAGCCGATTCTCTCGGACCTTGTCATGACGGCTGCCATTCTCCTCCGGGGTGCCTCGGGGGGTGTCGCTCATGCGGGCCGCTGCTTGCTTCTTAGCTCCATTGGTCATGCTGGAAAGCATACCCAAATCTATGCCAGAAGCAATGCCCTAAGGTGTGCCGCAGGCGCCCAACTGTGCGAAGCGACGACAGGGACCGCTCGCTCGATGGTCGCAGGCGCATCACGCGCCGCCCTTCACGATCGCCGCGAACCGTGCCGCGGCCTCGGCCTGGCGGCCCGGCATCACGTGCTCGTAGATCTCGTGAGTGATCGCCACGCTCGCGTGACCGAGTCGCTCCGAGACGACCTTCACCTGCTCTCCTGCCGCCAGCAGGAGCGAGGCGTGCGTGTGCCGGAGGTCGTGGAGGTGGATCCGCGGCGGCGGTTCCCCCTCGACCTTCCGCCGGCACTGGTCGAGCTTCTCCACGAACCGCGCCGAGAACCGCTCCGGATGCAGGTGCTCGCCCTCGAGCGTGCCGAAGATCAACGCGTCGTGTCGCGCCAGTTGCAGCGCCAACTCACCACGCTCGACCCGCCATGCCTTCAGCAGAGCGACCGTGTCGGGATCGAGATCGATCACCCGCGGCCGCGAGCTCTTCGTCGGGCCCTCCAAGACCTGGGACGGCTGACCCTTCACCTTCACCACCCCGACCGACCGACGTACCGCCAGCCGGCCAGCGTCCATGTTGAGGTCGCGCCAGCGGAGCGCGAGAAGCTCACCGCGCCGCATCCCCGTGAAGGCGAGCACGTGGTAGGCCGTCGCGTGGGCAGCCCCGCTCTCGCGGCACCAGGTCAGGAACGTGGAGAGCTGGGGACCTGACCAGGGGTGGATCTCGGGCGACTTCGCTGCCCGGGCCGCCGGAGGCTTGGCCTTGTCGGCGGGGTTGCTGGCGATGATGCCCTGGTCGACGGCGTCACGCAGCGCGGCCTTGAGGATCGTGTGGATGTAGCGCACGGTCCTGGCCGACAGGCCGGCGCCGCTCTGGTGGTCGCGCCGGCCGCTACGTTCCAGATCGCGGTACAGGGTCGAGATCCTGGCCCCGGTCAGGTGCTGGAGCTGGATCTGGCCGAGCACCGGCGCGATGTGGATCCTGACATTTTTGGCGTACGAGGCGCGGGTCGACGGGGCGAGCTGCAACCCGGCCAGCCACTCGTCGAGCCACGCGCCGAGAGTGACCTTGCTCGGGGCCACGTGTTCGCCGCGGTCGACCTTGGCGAGCTCGTCGCGGAGGTACTTCGCGGCGGCGGCGCGGGTGGCGTGCCCGCGCTTGAGGAGCACCTTCCGGGTGCCGTCGGGCTGGCGCACGGAGTACTTCGTCAGGTAGCGGGTGCCGGCGTTGGTCTCGTAGGCGGAGATCCCGCCCTCCCCCGCCTGACGGCGACGCGGCTTGGTCATGCTTCCTCCTCTCGTGGGAGGAGGCCGCGATCGCGGCACGCCTCTCGCCACCTGTAGGCCGTGGTTCTGGAGACATTCACGCGGCGCGCCGTCCTCGACATCGAGCCGTGTTCGCCCCGATCTAGCTCCTCCAGATACGCCTTAGCGAAAGCTCGCAGGTCTTCCAGACTCGGAGCCTGGCCCCGCGTGGCGCGAAGGTCGTTCGGCTCTGCGTCAGCCACCCGGGCGGCGAAGTCCTGCACGCGACCCCACTCCCAGACGAGGTCGTGCCAGACGTCGGCGCGGTACTTGAACTTGACTCCGTCGGTCGCAGGCTCTGCGGGGAACTGCGCCGCCAGTTCAGCGCGCACCTGCTTCTCGATCTCACCGGTACGGACCGTGCGCAGCGTCGACGCCGACACCTTCAGTCCGTAGTCGATGTGCAGCCCGATCACGTGGAGCGCGGATCCGACACGTCCAATCTTCACGTCGACCGGTTGATCCAGCGACTCTCCGGAGACGGAGCACCAGGCATCGCCCAGCGGGTGGTTGGGACTCAGGTCTACCTGCAGCCGGGGCCGCGGCTGCCGCCGCATCCGTGCTGGCCTCCCTGCTGCGACCCACTCATCGAACGCGTCGAGCTCGCCGGCCGACGCTTCGTCTGCGTCCATCCCGCCTGCGAACTCGCGAAAGAGAGCCACCGGGTCCTGAACGCCGTCTGCCCGCAGGCGGCTCGCAGTGGAGCGCCAGCGGACGTCCAACGGATCTTCAACCACACCCGCAATGTAGCGGTCATGTAGTGCGTATGCAACAGGTGAGCGTAACTGTCCAGTGGGACGCGTGACGAAGGACGGATCTTCTCCCCGAAGTGCTCGCCCGACCGCGCTACGCGGATGTTCGCTGACTGCAGCACGAAATCCCAGGAGGACACCGTGAGCGACCTGATCGCCGACGTTCGAGCAGCACGAAGGCTCCCCAGCCACAACATGGCCAGGGCGATCCGCGAGAACGCCTCGGTTACGCAGCAGCAACTCGCCGACGCGGTCGGGGTTCACAGAGTCACGCTCGCACGATGGGAGGC encodes:
- a CDS encoding aldo/keto reductase, whose product is MQVRRLGRSGLEVSRLGLGTLTWGHSTDEHEARELLVSFVDAGGTLLDTSASYGDGASESLLGSLIGDTVRRDEVVLATKAGIDRSGSGRRTDTSRGFLLDTLDASLGRLGTDHVDLWQVHVWDDRTPIEETLSALDIAVASGRARYAGISNYAGWQTAQAATWQVAAPGRTPLVSTQVEYSLLNREVEHEVIPAAEALGLGVLPWSPLGRGVLTGKYRHGTPADSRAASQAFARYVGEYLGDEEEGIVEAVARAADGLGWTPAEVALAWVRDRPGVTAPIIGPRTAAQLEQILPVEDKTLPAQLVAALDDVSAGEPA
- a CDS encoding DUF5703 family protein, coding for MSPRVDRRAPRPGVEWEFQQVTYSRDFSRNVVTRLLVDRAEHGGWVLDRVRITPDGTRKVVLKRKIIRQRRLGEIPIL
- a CDS encoding M20/M25/M40 family metallo-hydrolase; translation: MADSSDVPVAPPYDPSAEVVDLCRDLIRIDTSNYGDQEGPGERKAAEHVATLLDEVGIDSTLVEGTPGRTSLLARWGDESSGKPPILLHGHLDVVPAAAEDWQVHPFSGEVQDGYVWGRGAVDMKDFDAMLLSVIRARTRAGVLPDRPVVLAFTADEEAGGHHGAQVLVEQHPDWLADCTEAVGEVGGFSATVNGRRIYLIEAAEKGMAWMKLTARGRAGHGSMINGENAVTELAGAVARIGAHEWPIRLTPTMEVLLATVGELAGVEATPENAADLIEEFGSGARMLGAVIRNTANPTQLDAGYKVNVIPTEATAHVDGRFLPGFEDEFFATMRELCGPEIEWEFLSHQQPWETPYDGDLVAAMTRSLLAEDEDALVAPYLMSGGTDAKHFRKLGMRSYGFAPLRLPEDLDFTALFHGVDERVPTDSLEFGAKVMDRFLGEL
- a CDS encoding tyrosine-type recombinase/integrase, whose protein sequence is MTKPRRRQAGEGGISAYETNAGTRYLTKYSVRQPDGTRKVLLKRGHATRAAAAKYLRDELAKVDRGEHVAPSKVTLGAWLDEWLAGLQLAPSTRASYAKNVRIHIAPVLGQIQLQHLTGARISTLYRDLERSGRRDHQSGAGLSARTVRYIHTILKAALRDAVDQGIIASNPADKAKPPAARAAKSPEIHPWSGPQLSTFLTWCRESGAAHATAYHVLAFTGMRRGELLALRWRDLNMDAGRLAVRRSVGVVKVKGQPSQVLEGPTKSSRPRVIDLDPDTVALLKAWRVERGELALQLARHDALIFGTLEGEHLHPERFSARFVEKLDQCRRKVEGEPPPRIHLHDLRHTHASLLLAAGEQVKVVSERLGHASVAITHEIYEHVMPGRQAEAAARFAAIVKGGA
- a CDS encoding helix-turn-helix transcriptional regulator, which encodes MSDLIADVRAARRLPSHNMARAIRENASVTQQQLADAVGVHRVTLARWEAGTTLPRGKLRARYARLLAELQRELAA